Proteins encoded by one window of Lycium barbarum isolate Lr01 chromosome 11, ASM1917538v2, whole genome shotgun sequence:
- the LOC132617940 gene encoding uncharacterized protein LOC132617940, which yields MKCLEGLLAFWLTDFGLPNIGLLNSTNDQSGPATEDIVLPDVGSQQDPDLSDKSQQSVVGTLTILLRKFFLELSTDMEDDLSLHFLVHLNGEIGLLWAYNRAAIKFRGLDADINFNVNDYHDDLKSQLRRPIHWCDC from the exons atgaagtgtttggaaggaCTTTTGGCCTTTTGG CTTACAGATTTTGGTTTGCCAAATATTGGACTTTTGAACAGTACAAATGATCAATCTGGACCCGCTACAGAGGATATAGTGCTTCCTGATGTTGGTAGTCAGCAAGATCCAGATCTATCAGACAAATCTCAACAGTCTGTTGTTGGTACCCTGACTATTTTGCTCCGAAAATTCTTCTTGGAACTAAGCACG GATATGGAAGATGATCTCTCACTGCATTTTCTGGTGCATTTAAATGGAGAAATCGGACTGTTATG GGCATATAATCGTGCTGCGATCAAATTTAGAGGACTGGATGCGGATATCAATTTCAATGTGAATGATTACCATGATGATCTAAA GTCCCAATTGAGAAGACCAATCCATTGGTGTGATTGCTGA